A window from Leptothermofonsia sichuanensis E412 encodes these proteins:
- a CDS encoding Uma2 family endonuclease, with protein MIASPEKHYMTPVAYLEWESQRELRYEYVNGEAYATAGGTIPHNAIAINLIAALRNQVRGSACRVLASDAKVSITEQGPFFYPDVLVTCDERDRSAIQFVQFPCLIVEVLSQTTEAYDRGAKFSQYRRLESLREYVLISSDQISVEIFRLNERGKWELTPYAINDTIQFTSIDFKFSIDLLYEEVELLP; from the coding sequence ATGATTGCTTCTCCTGAAAAGCATTACATGACTCCAGTCGCCTATTTGGAATGGGAGTCTCAGCGAGAACTCAGGTACGAATATGTAAACGGCGAAGCCTACGCTACGGCCGGAGGCACTATTCCTCACAATGCGATCGCCATTAACTTAATCGCTGCCTTACGCAATCAGGTGCGAGGCAGTGCCTGTCGGGTATTGGCATCCGACGCCAAAGTCAGTATTACGGAACAGGGGCCATTTTTCTACCCGGATGTTTTGGTGACCTGTGATGAGCGCGATCGCTCGGCCATTCAATTTGTCCAATTTCCCTGTCTGATTGTAGAAGTCCTATCCCAAACCACTGAAGCCTATGATCGCGGGGCTAAATTCAGTCAGTATCGCCGCCTAGAAAGTTTGCGGGAGTATGTTCTTATTAGTTCTGATCAAATAAGTGTGGAAATCTTTCGACTCAATGAACGAGGCAAATGGGAATTGACTCCCTACGCCATCAATGACACCATTCAATTCACCAGTATTGACTTTAAATTTTCCATTGATTTGCTCTACGAAGAAGTTGAGCTTTTACCCTGA
- the csx19 gene encoding type III-D CRISPR-associated protein Csx19 yields MNTLTRTLIPTDTVSANLKDWLEAQAQEYQLTYLLAHADDGVIWGHFHQGHLCTSNSVLRESPPLHIETLQQCRIFGQEGEILLWKADGSWKAGLITNADTETIEEKQLLLGTHGNIHASEGFTVLWDGAQGLKHAVPFTQIELKASQKLAQSLHLVVHHYIEYDKDGLARVTLSRLVNFTTDSTLKEGRNDCFS; encoded by the coding sequence ATGAATACTCTGACACGAACTCTAATTCCGACTGATACAGTTTCGGCAAATCTCAAAGACTGGCTGGAAGCTCAGGCTCAGGAGTACCAGTTGACCTATCTATTAGCCCATGCCGATGATGGCGTGATCTGGGGTCATTTTCATCAAGGCCATCTCTGCACCTCGAATAGTGTTCTTAGAGAATCCCCACCCCTTCACATTGAAACCCTCCAACAGTGCCGAATTTTTGGACAAGAGGGTGAAATTTTGCTCTGGAAAGCGGACGGTTCCTGGAAAGCGGGACTTATAACCAATGCTGACACCGAAACAATTGAAGAAAAGCAGTTACTCTTAGGAACTCATGGAAACATCCATGCCTCTGAAGGCTTCACCGTCCTGTGGGATGGCGCTCAGGGGCTAAAACACGCTGTTCCTTTTACTCAAATTGAGCTTAAGGCAAGTCAAAAGCTGGCTCAATCTTTGCACTTGGTTGTTCATCATTACATCGAATACGATAAAGATGGGTTAGCTCGCGTTACCCTCAGTCGGCTGGTCAATTTTACAACGGATAGCACGCTAAAGGAGGGACGAAATGATTGCTTCTCCTGA
- a CDS encoding RAMP superfamily CRISPR-associated protein, with protein sequence MTQTELSSSQRIKRNQREIIRRVIVRGCLRLESPTCLGSGDADSPTDMPLLRDSISQRALLTGSAIAGALRNYLRDYEHDYGAGEASDDLATELFGAIRRDDEGDQSPLIAYDTISSTVPTLELRDGVKIDSKTGTASDKAKYDLEVLAAGTEFPLQFELLIDRQADQPKLLQGLAIALQGLESGEITLGMKKRRGFGRCQVSQWQVWDFDVTDPVQSRQWVEYDHWTEGFLPEPPVKQSSILEALKVSLDELQDQRDRLILQATFAINGSLLIRSGQASIGRAPDVVQLKSYRNGELKPVLSGTSLAGVLRHRAERIVNTLVDSTNYPNSLISDLFGDVNEKAKTAKSSRLIVQEAEINNTHDLVQNRIAIDRFTGGALQGALFDEQPIFGGEFTMCIELRQPKNYEIGLLLLLLKDLWTGDLPVGGESSIGRGRLQGRSARICHCHQGQKQEWTIDQVDQKLHVSDAQSLEEFVLALVNHITGRSAA encoded by the coding sequence ATGACCCAGACTGAACTCTCCTCCAGCCAACGTATCAAACGCAATCAACGCGAGATTATCCGTCGGGTGATTGTCCGGGGTTGCCTGAGGCTGGAGTCACCGACCTGTTTGGGCAGCGGGGATGCTGATAGCCCCACGGATATGCCCCTATTGCGAGACAGTATTTCTCAACGGGCGCTGCTGACTGGGAGTGCGATCGCGGGAGCGCTGCGAAATTACTTGCGGGACTACGAGCATGACTACGGTGCCGGGGAAGCTAGCGACGATCTGGCGACTGAACTCTTTGGCGCAATCCGACGAGATGATGAGGGTGATCAGAGTCCGCTGATTGCTTACGATACGATTAGTAGCACGGTTCCAACCCTTGAATTACGGGATGGGGTCAAGATCGACAGCAAAACAGGCACCGCCAGTGATAAAGCCAAGTATGACTTGGAGGTGTTGGCAGCCGGTACAGAGTTTCCGCTTCAGTTTGAGTTGTTGATTGATCGGCAGGCAGATCAGCCTAAGCTGCTGCAAGGACTGGCGATCGCCCTCCAGGGACTAGAAAGCGGTGAAATCACCCTGGGCATGAAAAAGCGGCGGGGATTTGGGCGCTGTCAGGTCAGCCAATGGCAGGTCTGGGATTTTGATGTAACAGATCCGGTTCAGAGTCGCCAATGGGTAGAGTATGACCACTGGACAGAAGGATTTTTACCAGAACCACCTGTAAAACAATCCTCAATTCTAGAGGCACTTAAGGTCAGCTTAGATGAACTGCAAGATCAGCGCGATCGCCTGATTTTACAAGCGACCTTCGCTATCAATGGCTCACTGCTCATCCGTTCGGGTCAGGCCAGTATTGGCCGTGCGCCAGATGTAGTGCAGCTCAAGTCCTATCGCAATGGCGAACTGAAACCAGTATTGTCAGGAACCAGTCTAGCAGGAGTTTTGCGGCATCGGGCAGAACGGATTGTAAACACGTTAGTTGATTCGACTAATTATCCAAACTCATTGATCAGCGATTTGTTTGGTGACGTGAATGAGAAGGCTAAAACAGCTAAGTCTAGTCGTCTCATTGTCCAGGAAGCAGAAATCAATAATACCCACGACTTGGTGCAGAACCGGATTGCGATTGATCGCTTTACCGGCGGTGCGTTACAGGGTGCTCTATTTGATGAACAACCGATTTTTGGTGGCGAGTTTACGATGTGCATAGAACTACGCCAGCCCAAGAACTACGAAATTGGTTTACTCCTCTTACTGCTGAAAGACCTATGGACAGGTGATTTACCGGTTGGTGGTGAAAGCAGCATCGGACGCGGGCGATTACAGGGGAGAAGTGCTAGGATTTGCCATTGCCATCAAGGTCAAAAGCAGGAATGGACGATTGATCAGGTTGATCAAAAGCTTCACGTCAGTGATGCTCAGTCCCTAGAAGAGTTTGTATTGGCTCTGGTAAATCATATTACTGGGAGGAGCGCGGCATGA